The following proteins are encoded in a genomic region of Archocentrus centrarchus isolate MPI-CPG fArcCen1 unplaced genomic scaffold, fArcCen1 scaffold_24_ctg1, whole genome shotgun sequence:
- the LOC115775781 gene encoding NLR family CARD domain-containing protein 3-like, with protein sequence MIGHLQNIDELLFSELHLYAYPSAQQEALPKCQSKLKSALKKKFQCVFEGIAKAGNPTLLNQIYTELYITEGGTAEVNDEHEVRQIETTSRKPDRPETTIRQEDILKDLPGRDEPIRTVLTKGVAGIGKTVLTQKFTLDWAEASANKDLEQDIDLTFPFTFRELNVLKEEKFSLVELVHHFFPETKEAGICSFEDFQVVFIFDGLDECRLPLDFHKTTILTDPRESTSVDVLLTNLIRGNLLPSARLWITTRPAAANQIPPQCVDMVTEIRGFTDPQKEEYFRKRFKDAEQASRIISHIKTSRSLHIMCHIPVFCWITATVLEDVLKTREEGELPKTLTEMYIHFLVVQAKVKNVKYDGGIETDPHWSPESRKMIESLGKLAFDQLQKGNLIFYESDLTECGIDIRAASVYSGVFTQIFKEERGLYQDKMFCFIHLSVQEFLAALHVHLTFINSGVNLLEDQKRTSKNSETRKSAKKYFYQSAVDKALQSPNGHLDLFLRFLLGLSLQPNQSLLRGLLTQTGSSSQTNQETVQYIKEKLSENLSAEKSINLFHCMNELNDRSLVEEIQQFLSSGSLSTDKLSPAQWSALVFILLSSEKDLDVFDLKKYSASEEALLRLLPVIKASNKALLSSCNLSERSCEDLLSVLSSQSCSLRELDLSTNNLKDSGVKKLSEAVESPHCKLNTLRLSHCNMSERSCKALSSVLNSQFPSLRELDLNNTDLQNSGVKLLSVALENPNWKLETLRLSGCLISEEGCTSLASALSSNRSHLRELDLSYNHPGDIGMKLLSAGLKDPRWRLDTLRVEPTGVQWLRPGLRKYSCQLTIDTNTVNKWLKLSDNNRKVTQEGHHSYPDHPDRFDVHPQLLCRDGLTGRCYWEVEWRGYVDISVSYRGIRRKGDSYDCRFGRNDQSWKLSCSNDGPHSVLHNKRETSISSSSSSVSNRVAVYVDCPAGTLSFYRVSSDTLIHLYTFNTTFTEPLYPGFGVWSPGSSVCLC encoded by the exons ATGATCGGACATCTTCAGAACATAGATGAACTCCTCTTCTCTGAGTTACACTTATACGCTTATCCATCTGCTCAGCAAG aggCTCTGCCAAAGTGTCAGTCTaaacttaaatctgctctgaagaagaagttccagtgtgtgtttgagggcatcgctaaagcTGGAAACCCAACgcttctgaatcagatctacacagagctctacatcacagagggagggactgcagaggtcaatgatgaacatgaggtcagacagattgaaacaacatccaggaaaccagacagaccagaaacaacaatcagacaagaagacattttaaaagacttgcctggaagagatgaaccaatcagaacagtgctgacaaagggagtggctggcattgggaaaacagtcctaacacagaagttcactctggactgggctgaagccAGTGCCAACAAGGACCTTGAGCAGGACATTGATCTCacatttccattcactttcagagagctgaatgtgctgaaagaggaaaagttcagcttggtggaacttgttcatcacttctttcctgaaaccaaagaagcaggaatctgcagctttgaagacttccaggttgtgttcatctttgatggtctggatgagtgtcgacttcctctggacttccacaaaactacaatccTAACTGACCCTAgagagtccacctcagtggatgtgctgctgacaaacctcatcagggggaacctgcttccctctgctcgtctctggataaccacacgacctgcagcagccaatcagatccctcctcagtgtgttgacatggtgacagagatcagagggttcactgacccacagaaggaggagtacttcaggaagagattcaaaGATgcggagcaggccagcaggatcatctcccacatcaagacatcacgaagcctccacatcatgtgccacatcccagtcttctgctggatcactgctacagttctggaggatgtgctgaaaaccagagaggaaggagagctgcccaagaccctgactgagatgtacatccacttcctggtggttcaggccaaagtgaagaatgTAAAGTATGATGGTGGAattgagacagatccacactggagtccagagagcaggaagatgattgagtctctgggaaaactggcttttgatcagctgcagaaaggaaacctgatcttttatgaatcagacctgacagagtgtggcatcgatatcagagcagcctcagtgtactcaggagtgttcacacagatctttaaagaggagagagggctgtaccaggacaagatgttctgcttcatccatctgagtgttcaggagtttctggctgctcttcatgtccatctgaccttcatcaactctggagtcaatctgtTGGAAGACCAAAAGAGAACCTCCAAGAACTCTGAAACAAGAAAATCTGCAAAGAAATATTTCTATCAGAGTGCTGTggacaaggccttacagagtccaaatggacacctggacttgttcctccgcttcctcctaggtctttcactgcagcccaatcagagtctcctacgaggtctgctgacacagacaggaagtagctcacagaccaatcaggaaacagtccagtacatcaaggagaagctcagtgagaatctgtctgcagagaaaagcatcaatctgttccactgtatgaatgaactgaatgatcgttctctagtggaggagatccaacagttcCTGAgttcaggaagtctctccacagataaactgtctcctgctcagtggtcagctctggtctttatcttactgtcatcagaaaaagatctggatgtgtttgacctgaagaaatactctgcttcagaggaggctctactgaggctgctgccagtgatcaaagcctccaacaaagctct actgagcagctgtaacctctcagagagaagctgtgaagatCTGCtgtcagttctcagctcccagtcctgtAGTctaagagagctggacctgagtactAACAACCTgaaggattcaggagtgaagaaGCTGTCTGAAGCAGTGGAGAGTCCACACTGTAAATTGAATACTCTCAG actgagtcaCTGTAACatgtcagagagaagctgtaaaGCTTTGTCCTCAGTTCTCAACTCTCAGTTccctagtctgagagagctggacctgaatAATACTGACCTGCAGAATTCCGGAGTGAAACTTCTGTCTGTAGCACTGGAGAATCCAAACTGgaaactggaaactctcag gctGTCAGGGTGTCTGATCTCAGAGGAAGGCTGTacttctctggcctcagctctgagctccaaccgctcccatctgagagagctggacctgagctacaatcatccaggagacATAGGAATGAAGCTGCTCTCGGCCGGACTGAAGGATCCACGCTGGAGACTGgacactctcag GGTGGAGCCCACTGGAGTTCAATGGTTAAgaccaggtctgaggaagt attcctgtcaactcacaatcgacacaaacacagtgaacaaatggctcaaactgtctgacaacaacaggaaggtgacacaagAGGGACATCactcatatcctgatcatccagacagatttgatgtccatcctcagctgctgtgtagagatggtttgactggtcgctgttactgggaggtcgagtggagaggatACGTtgatatatcagtgagttatagaggaatcagaaggaaaggagaCAGTTATGACTGCAGGTTTGGAcggaatgatcagtcctggaaaCTGAGCTGCTCAAATGATGGTCCTCATTCTGTCCTTCACAATAAGAGAGAaacatccatctcctcctcctcctcctctgtctctaacagagtagcagtgtatgtggactgtcctgctggcactctgtccttctacagagtctcctctgacactctgatccacctctacaccttcaacaccacattcactgaacctctttatcctgggtttggAGTCTGGTCTCctggttcctcagtgtgt